Proteins encoded within one genomic window of Chitinophagales bacterium:
- a CDS encoding twin-arginine translocase TatA/TatE family subunit: MPGGWEWIIILLAIVLLFGGKKIPELMRGVGKGIKEFNNAKANIKNEIEEGMKEVEEEESYKKG, from the coding sequence ATGCCAGGTGGCTGGGAATGGATTATAATTTTACTTGCAATTGTTCTGCTTTTTGGTGGAAAAAAGATTCCAGAACTAATGAGAGGAGTCGGAAAAGGAATCAAGGAATTCAACAATGCCAAAGCCAATATCAAAAATGAGATAGAGGAAGGCATGAAAGAAGTAGAAGAGGAAGAATCTTATAAGAAGGGTTAA
- a CDS encoding co-chaperone GroES: MNFNTKDIEKIEVIGDRLLVKPSTIENTTKSGLILPPGIQEKENIQSGYVIKVGPGYPIPNIEPDEPWKPASDMIKYIPLQVQVGDLAVFLQKHCYEIQFNNQKYFILSQSSVLMVLRDEWVN; encoded by the coding sequence ATGAATTTCAACACCAAAGATATTGAGAAAATAGAGGTAATAGGAGACCGTCTATTAGTCAAGCCATCTACCATCGAAAATACCACCAAATCAGGCTTGATTTTACCTCCAGGCATTCAAGAAAAAGAAAATATCCAGTCGGGTTATGTCATAAAAGTAGGACCTGGCTACCCTATCCCGAATATAGAACCCGATGAGCCATGGAAGCCTGCTTCAGATATGATAAAGTATATTCCGCTTCAAGTACAAGTAGGCGATTTGGCTGTATTTTTACAAAAACATTGCTACGAGATTCAATTCAATAATCAAAAATATTTCATTTTGTCTCAATCATCAGTGCTGATGGTTCTGCGAGATGAATGGGTGAATTAA
- a CDS encoding NTP transferase domain-containing protein produces MSKLKAIIPVAGAGTRLRPFTYTQPKALIPIAGKPIISYIIDDLKNQGITDLLFIVGYFGEKIVDYVNENYPELNSKFVFQAKREGIGQAVFLVKEFVQPNDELIIVLGDSLIEINSNFYKAKKSSIAIKKVKDPYNFGVVELGEEDKIVRFVEKPRIPKSNLALVGLYKIVETDLLFSILDKYEKDGIRTEGEFQLTDVLNEMLKQGVSFDLVVAEQWLDVGNGEVLLNSNSLLLNKFGGRISPTARVINSVIVEPVYIAENCEITNSIVGPNVSIGEHAKINHSIIENGIIGSYSKLDTMKLSDFVIGSDSSLKGASQTITVGDNTEIDFSK; encoded by the coding sequence ATGTCAAAGCTTAAAGCAATCATACCAGTAGCAGGTGCTGGCACACGCCTCCGACCATTTACCTATACGCAGCCTAAAGCACTTATACCTATAGCAGGTAAGCCTATTATATCCTATATAATTGATGACCTAAAAAATCAAGGGATTACCGACTTACTTTTTATCGTGGGATATTTTGGAGAAAAAATAGTGGATTATGTCAATGAGAATTATCCAGAGCTAAATTCTAAATTTGTTTTTCAAGCAAAGCGGGAGGGAATAGGACAAGCCGTTTTTTTAGTCAAGGAATTTGTACAACCAAACGATGAGCTTATTATTGTATTGGGCGATAGTTTGATAGAAATTAATTCTAATTTTTATAAAGCCAAAAAATCAAGTATTGCTATCAAGAAGGTAAAAGATCCTTATAATTTTGGCGTAGTTGAATTAGGTGAAGAAGATAAAATAGTTCGATTTGTAGAAAAACCAAGGATTCCTAAGTCAAATTTAGCCTTGGTAGGTTTGTATAAAATCGTCGAAACAGATTTATTATTTTCCATATTGGATAAGTATGAAAAGGACGGAATTAGAACAGAAGGCGAGTTTCAGTTAACGGATGTGCTTAACGAAATGCTAAAGCAAGGAGTATCTTTCGACTTAGTAGTAGCCGAGCAGTGGCTCGACGTTGGCAATGGAGAAGTTTTACTAAATTCAAATTCTTTATTACTAAATAAGTTCGGAGGACGGATATCTCCTACTGCGCGTGTGATAAATTCGGTTATCGTAGAACCAGTATATATTGCAGAGAATTGCGAAATTACTAATTCTATTGTAGGACCCAATGTTTCAATTGGGGAACATGCAAAAATTAATCACTCCATTATAGAAAATGGAATCATTGGCAGTTATTCAAAACTTGATACTATGAAGCTTTCAGACTTCGTAATAGGAAGTGACTCTTCTCTCAAAGGAGCATCGCAAACCATTACCGTAGGCGATAACACAGAGATAGACTTTAGCAAGTAA
- a CDS encoding YkgJ family cysteine cluster protein produces the protein MGSLTSLKDIPAEKLDLVFSSTHDIVFKNYDCLSCANCCRNYSPIIELEEIVDLSFAIGVSTSALFQNYVEMDEDGDFVFKSQPCPMLNLEDNKCRIYKDRPRACREYPHTNMKGIKNHLGLLEKNIEICPAAEEIFSRVVKAIEHVKA, from the coding sequence GTGGGCAGTCTAACTAGTTTAAAGGATATACCAGCTGAAAAATTAGATTTAGTTTTCTCTTCCACACATGATATTGTTTTTAAAAACTATGATTGTCTCTCATGCGCAAATTGTTGTCGAAATTATAGTCCTATTATAGAGCTAGAAGAAATAGTTGATTTAAGCTTTGCCATTGGTGTTTCAACTTCAGCATTATTTCAAAACTACGTAGAAATGGATGAAGATGGTGATTTTGTATTCAAGTCTCAACCTTGCCCAATGTTAAATCTTGAGGACAACAAATGTCGTATTTATAAAGATAGACCGCGGGCTTGTCGCGAGTATCCTCATACCAACATGAAAGGAATAAAAAACCATCTCGGTCTTTTGGAAAAAAACATAGAAATTTGTCCTGCGGCAGAGGAAATTTTTAGTCGAGTAGTAAAAGCAATCGAACATGTCAAAGCTTAA